One Elusimicrobiota bacterium genomic region harbors:
- a CDS encoding glycosyl-4,4'-diaponeurosporenoate acyltransferase encodes MRILALPTLWTVLLDIVAWGAIHMGVSYLITQVPRARFDPRRFPFRPFFGETFVIYERVFRVKSWKSLVPDAAPWFPSGFAKRSLADRSPDYLFAFSQETCRGEVAHWVTMGFAPLFFLWNPAWVGGFMVFYAVVANLPCILIQRYNRNRIGRLVK; translated from the coding sequence ATGAGGATCCTCGCCCTTCCCACGTTGTGGACTGTGCTGTTGGATATCGTGGCTTGGGGGGCCATCCATATGGGGGTTTCTTACCTTATCACCCAGGTCCCTCGAGCGCGTTTCGACCCCCGTCGGTTCCCCTTTCGCCCGTTTTTTGGGGAGACTTTTGTGATCTACGAGCGGGTGTTCCGTGTCAAAAGTTGGAAGTCTCTCGTTCCCGATGCAGCTCCTTGGTTCCCTTCGGGGTTTGCCAAACGCTCGTTGGCCGATCGTTCCCCCGACTATTTATTTGCTTTCTCGCAGGAAACCTGCCGGGGGGAAGTTGCCCATTGGGTGACGATGGGTTTTGCCCCACTCTTTTTTCTTTGGAACCCGGCGTGGGTGGGGGGATTCATGGTTTTTTATGCGGTGGTGGCAAACCTTCCGTGCATTCTTATTCAGCGCTACAACCGAAACCGCATAGGGCGGTTGGTTAAATAA
- a CDS encoding glycosyltransferase, with translation MNFFGAEISLSMVLHGLLWFVGWLVFCRVRKLPVARPGVEGRRLSVIIPARDEEENIVPLLDSLRKGTILPGEVIVADDHSSDRTADRARSGGARVVACREAPAGWQGKTWACAEGARDAQGEFLLFLDADTRLEKEGLAKLLSRGESADGALSLPPYHDVQKPYESLSAFFNLVQMISSGAFTIFPSVSMKRLFGPCLLIRRSDYDRVGGHSAVKDKILEHFFLSEILLREGVPLGIASGEGVLRYRMYPNGWGDLVKGWSKAFAGGAAGTSWLLPAVIAWFTGALGTARHLLSVGVVGPSSLMPVLVVFYGLYVVQIHWMLRRAGRFGFFTALFYPVGMAFFVGIIVYSTALKVFGRQVSWKGRKTSS, from the coding sequence ATGAATTTCTTTGGTGCGGAGATTTCCCTCTCCATGGTGTTGCACGGGTTATTGTGGTTCGTGGGTTGGTTGGTTTTTTGTCGTGTTCGGAAACTTCCGGTCGCCCGTCCGGGAGTGGAGGGACGCCGCCTTTCTGTTATCATCCCCGCGCGCGATGAGGAAGAGAACATCGTCCCCCTCTTGGATTCGCTCCGGAAAGGGACCATTCTTCCGGGAGAGGTGATCGTGGCCGACGACCACTCCTCGGACCGGACGGCGGATAGGGCTCGTTCAGGAGGGGCTCGGGTTGTTGCTTGCCGGGAGGCTCCTGCGGGGTGGCAGGGGAAAACGTGGGCCTGCGCCGAGGGGGCGCGGGACGCCCAGGGGGAATTTCTTCTCTTTTTGGACGCCGACACCCGGTTGGAAAAGGAGGGATTGGCCAAACTCCTTTCCCGCGGGGAAAGTGCCGACGGAGCGCTCTCCCTCCCGCCTTACCATGATGTCCAAAAACCCTATGAGTCCCTCTCCGCCTTTTTCAATTTGGTCCAAATGATTTCCTCGGGGGCTTTTACGATTTTTCCGTCTGTCAGTATGAAGCGGCTCTTCGGCCCCTGCCTGCTGATCCGGCGATCGGACTACGACCGGGTGGGTGGTCATTCCGCGGTGAAAGACAAAATCCTGGAACATTTTTTTTTATCTGAAATCCTTTTGCGGGAAGGGGTTCCCCTGGGCATCGCTTCCGGCGAAGGCGTGCTTCGGTATCGCATGTACCCGAACGGATGGGGAGACCTTGTGAAAGGGTGGAGCAAGGCCTTTGCCGGTGGCGCGGCGGGCACCTCCTGGCTTTTGCCGGCCGTCATCGCCTGGTTCACCGGGGCCCTGGGCACCGCCCGCCACCTCCTTTCGGTGGGTGTGGTTGGGCCGTCGTCCCTTATGCCTGTGCTTGTTGTCTTTTACGGGCTGTACGTGGTGCAGATCCATTGGATGCTGCGCCGAGCGGGCCGATTCGGTTTCTTCACGGCTTTGTTCTATCCCGTTGGAATGGCGTTTTTTGTTGGGATCATTGTGTATTCCACCGCGTTGAAAGTTTTTGGCCGCCAAGTTTCTTGGAAAGGACGAAAGACGTCTTCATGA
- a CDS encoding type IV toxin-antitoxin system AbiEi family antitoxin domain-containing protein, with amino-acid sequence MRPSLTQAEDYGRGHDWNPPDTKYWAFPPTAASRNIWSFGGHGFEYSVIFVHNTSVFLKDWEIMKEAGNRLFAIADLQQGHFTSKQAQGAGFAYSTHSYHVKVGNWVREYRGIYRLAQYAEADRPDLVLWALWSRDRKRDEPQGVYSHQTALSLYELSDLMPAKLHMTVPPGFHRGGKIPDVLALHRSKLHKDEVDSRRGFRVTRPLRTVADLIRKDSVSRDFLVQAMKESLKRGLLSRSEIEKSPRLSTAVRKKMCAILKEIGR; translated from the coding sequence ATGCGTCCCTCTCTCACTCAGGCGGAGGATTACGGCAGGGGCCACGATTGGAATCCCCCTGACACCAAATACTGGGCTTTCCCTCCCACCGCCGCCTCGAGAAATATCTGGTCCTTCGGTGGTCACGGGTTTGAATATTCCGTCATTTTTGTACATAATACTTCAGTATTCTTGAAGGATTGGGAGATTATGAAAGAAGCCGGAAATCGCCTTTTTGCCATCGCCGACCTTCAGCAGGGCCACTTCACTTCGAAGCAAGCCCAAGGTGCGGGGTTTGCTTACAGTACCCACTCCTACCACGTCAAAGTCGGAAACTGGGTTCGGGAGTATCGGGGAATCTATCGGCTGGCCCAATACGCCGAAGCGGACAGGCCGGACCTTGTCCTGTGGGCTCTGTGGTCAAGGGATCGAAAGCGGGATGAACCCCAGGGCGTTTACTCCCACCAAACCGCCCTAAGCCTTTATGAGCTTTCCGACCTCATGCCGGCGAAGCTCCACATGACCGTCCCGCCCGGTTTCCACCGTGGCGGAAAAATCCCCGACGTTTTGGCACTCCATCGGTCCAAACTCCATAAGGACGAGGTCGATTCCCGGAGAGGATTCCGGGTGACACGACCTCTGCGCACCGTAGCCGATCTGATTCGGAAAGATTCCGTATCGCGTGACTTCCTTGTACAAGCCATGAAGGAGTCCCTTAAACGGGGTCTCCTTAGCCGGAGCGAAATTGAAAAGTCTCCCCG
- a CDS encoding DUF2141 domain-containing protein, giving the protein MAGCRFNGFFCVALLVTPAAWGAESGRLNVTVDSVADSSATLRVCLFTSPEGFPGDPRRAFHCASVVPVASSSTVVFDGVPFGPVAVSTYQDMNGNGTLDKNFIGIPLEPLGVSGTAPVSAGKPRYEKAAFPFNLDGAEVRVELRDPRRKASP; this is encoded by the coding sequence ATGGCCGGTTGTCGTTTTAACGGTTTCTTTTGCGTCGCCTTGTTGGTGACGCCGGCGGCATGGGGGGCGGAGAGTGGCCGGTTGAATGTGACGGTGGATTCTGTCGCGGATTCTTCCGCTACCCTGCGGGTGTGCCTTTTTACCTCTCCCGAGGGTTTCCCGGGCGATCCCCGGCGGGCTTTTCACTGCGCGTCCGTGGTTCCTGTCGCGTCGTCAAGCACGGTGGTTTTTGACGGGGTTCCTTTCGGGCCGGTGGCGGTGAGCACTTACCAAGACATGAACGGTAATGGCACTCTGGATAAAAACTTTATTGGAATTCCCCTGGAGCCTTTGGGCGTGAGCGGAACGGCGCCTGTCTCCGCTGGAAAACCTCGCTATGAAAAAGCGGCTTTTCCATTTAACCTGGACGGCGCCGAGGTTCGGGTGGAGTTGAGGGACCCGAGGAGAAAGGCGAGCCCTTGA